One Spinacia oleracea cultivar Varoflay chromosome 4, BTI_SOV_V1, whole genome shotgun sequence DNA segment encodes these proteins:
- the LOC130471571 gene encoding probable lipid-A-disaccharide synthase, mitochondrial, with product MDCESVIYISSQPVVIRVLREVFPAIKLPHVSKMSQYGLRSLFPMEDHAVMGILELLPYLYMIRVRLKETVEAAFLFKPHVVVTVDAKGFSFRFLKKLRASYSVQQLDSPMHFQYVAPSFWAWRGGEARLKCLSQFVDHVLCILPFEEEVCRVNGLAATFVGYPVLEDCLELNLVCLLTS from the exons ATGGATTGTGAATCTGTGATCTATATTTCTTCCCAACCAGTTGTCATTAGAGTGCTACGAGAGGTTTTTCCAGCAATTAAGCTGCCTCATGT ATCAAAGATGTCTCAATATGGTTTGCGATCTCTGTTTCCCATGGAAGATCATGCTGTAATGGGGATTTTGGAGTTGTTGCCATATCTTTACATGATTAGA GTAAGGCTGAAGGAAACAGTGGAAGCAGCTTTCTTGTTTAAACCGCACGTTGTTGTGACAGTTGACGCAAAGGGTTTCTCTTTCCGTTTCCTCAAAAAGCTACGAG CTTCTTATAGTGTTCAACAGTTAGACAGTCCTATGCATTTCCAATATGTCGCACCATCGTTCTGGGCATGGAGAGGTGGTGAAGCAAGACTCAAGTGTCTATCTCAATTCGTAGACCACGTTTTATGTATTTTGCCTTTTGAGGAAGAAGTTTGCAGGGTAAATGGGCTAGCCGCGACTTTTGTAGGATATCCAGTGTTGGAAGATTGTTTGGAGCTGAATTTAGTATGTCTTTTGACTTCTTAG